The following is a genomic window from Pectobacterium carotovorum.
GCCCATATGTCACTATTTCAGAATTAAAATTTTTCCCACCGAATGAAAAATTCATCATTAACACTGGTGGGAAAAACTATGGTTTCTTAGGAAGCGTACTGACTGAAATCACTGGTGAGCTGACTGCTGAAAAAATAAATCTGTTAGGTGTATCAAGTGTTGATTCGTTAAATACGACACTGCCTAATTTAACTACTTCTGTAAAACTGATTTCTGCTCAGCCGATTAGTGTGCGTACAATATATATCCCATTAGCACAGTCAGTAACTCAGAAATTATTAACATCAGCTGGCTCATGGTCACAGATTAATGCCGCAACGTTAACGGCAACGCAGACAGGCAACGGTAAAGTGCGTGTCGCCGTGACGTGGGATTTGGTGAACTGGCATGTCTTGCGGAACGGGGCATGGGTCGATGTTGGTGCGCTGTCAGCCAATACGGCGGGGGCAACGGCGTTGATTGCAGACGGCATGACACCAGCCGAGCTCGGCGCTGTTACGGCGGCACAGTGGACGCAACTGTTTTCATCCAATAACGGCGTGCCGGACTCACTCGCGTTCGCATTTGCGCTTGATATCACCGATCCGGTCACCGACGTAGCGACCATTGATCGACTGGTATTGAACGTCAATGATGCTTCCAGCTGGAAAGTGCAGACTCAGGCGGAAGTGGAGATCCGCTGGCGCACTGACAGCGTGACATTCCGCACTGCGACGGCAGGTAATTACAAACTGGCGTATCAGGTGCCGTAATTTGTCTCCTGATTCTCTATTCTATTGGCCGCGTATATCGCGGCTTTTTTTATTCTGGCTTTTATAGAAAAAGAAATTATAGAAAAGGAAACCGTAGATTAGTAAAGTGCTTTAAAATAATACCCCGGTCAAATAAGTGATACTCCCTGTGCCTTTTATTAACGGAGTCATCAACACCATGAAAGACATTAATATTGAAATCAATGTTTGTGACAGTACAGGCAAATCAACATGTACCGTTCATCCTCATACCTGCTGCCATTCAGATCATGGCGGCAATCAAGAACCCGGCGTCTCCGGCGTTACCTCCGTATTCGGGCGTACCGGTGTTGTCACTGCACAGCCAGGCGACTATACAGCCGATCAGATTACCGAAACCGCCACCAGAAAATTTGCCACACCGGATGAAAAGGCGGTCTGGAATGCAAAGCAGGATGCATTACTCTCTGGCACCACTATCCGTACGCTCTTTGGCCAGTCGCTGCTGGGCAGCGGTGATATCTCACTGACGCCAGCGCAAATGGGCGTTGCGGCCGCGGATCACTCGCACACCACCGCGGAACTCACTGACTACACACAAAAAACGAAGCAGCTTATTCATTCCTCGCTGGAAGCCGGTGCGGGCGTGACGCTGAGCTATAACCCGGTGGATGAGAAAACCATTATCAGCGCGGTGGGTGGTTCGGGCACAGGCGGTTCTGGCTATATTGTTGCCGATCGTCAGGGTGCAACAGCGGGACAAAATCATGCATTCAGCATTAGCCCACAAAGTACGTTTAATCTCGCAGCATACGCGCTGAAAGAAGTCGCAGGCGCGGTGAATCAGACTTATGTGGTGGATGATTTCAATGCGTCGAGTGAGCCTAATTACAACGCGACCAATGACGTTATTTTTGACGGTATAGCCAGCCTTTATACCGGTTCAAATTATCAATTAGTCCCGGATGGAAAATTTTACGCTGCCGAAATAAAAGCGGATGGAAAGGCGATAAGCATTCTTCAGAAAACACCGACCGTATCAGCAACGGTGGAAAGCATTATTCCTGTAATGACGGCTAATAACGCGCCAGCAGGCTACGAAGCAATCGCAAGTTCAAACAGCAGAGATCCTGGGGCTGGGTCTGCAATATATAAAGCTTTTAACCGATCTCAGGTTGGGGGAACTGATTCATGGACTAGCGATGGTGCGCCTTCTGTCTCATCGCCGCAATGGGTTGGCGTAAAACTCCCTGCGCCCGCGCTTGCGAAAGGCTATTCCGTTGTGACCCGTAATCAGTCTGGGTATTCAAACTCGCCGCGTACCTGGACGTTTCAGGGGAGTCATGATGGGGTTACGTGGGCAGTATTGCATACGATTACAAATGATACCCAGAATACGCCTGGTCAGAAACGCACGTATGTCATTAATAACGATATCAGCTATCAATATTATCGTATTCATATCACACTTGCGAATTATGGGATTTTATCATCATTTGTCGGCGTTGATGAATTAGAAATTTACGAGTCCCTGGATAAGTTTGTAATTAACTACGGCGGTAAAAATTACGGTGTCAATAATGGCTCATTGAAAGAGATTGACGGTGAGTTAACAGCGGAAAAAATTAGTGCTCAGGGAATTAGCAGTGTCAGTAACCTGACGTCACTCTTCACTAGCTCAGTCAAAGTCATCTCAAATTCAGAAATGAATATTGAGACGAAATACACGCCACACTCGCAGATCCTGACCCAGTCAGCATTGGCTTCATTAGTCAGTTATGGCCAGATTAATGCCGCAACGTTAACGGCAACGCAGACAGGCAACGGTAAAGTGCGTGTCGCCGTGACGCGGGATTTGGTGAAGTGGCATGTCTTGCGGAACGGCGTGTGGGTTGATGTTGGTGCGCTGTCAGCCGATACGGCGGGGGCAACGACGTTGATTGCAGACGGCATGACACCAGCTGAGCTCGGCGCTATTACGGCGGCACAGTGGACGCAGCTGTTCTCATCCAATAACGGCGTGCCGGACTCGCTTGCCTTTGCGTTCGCGCTTGATATCACCGATCCGGCAGCAGATGTCGCGACGATTGACCAGTTGGTGCTGAACGTTAACGATGCGTCCAACTGGAAAGTGCAGTCCCCCGCGGAAGTGGAGATCCGCTGGCGCACTGACAGCGTGACATTCCGTACCGTAACGGCAGGCAATTACAAACTGGCGTATCAGGTTCCATAATTCGCCTCTCGATTATCTATTCCAATGGCCGCTATTTTGCGGCCATTTTTGCTTCTGTATTTTATATAAAAGGAAACGATGGATTAGTAAAGTGCGTTGAAATAATACATTGGGAAAATAAGTGATACTCCTTATTCCCTTGATTAATGGAGTCATCAATACCATGAAAGATATCAATATTGAAATTAATGTTTGTGACAGCACAGGCAAATCAACCTATACCGTTCATCCTCATACCTGCTGCCATTCAGATCATAGCGGTGGGCAAGAGCCTGGCGTTTCCGGCGTTACCTCCGTATTCGGGCGTACCGGCATCGTAACCGCACAAGCTGGCGACTATACGGCCGATCAGATTACTGAAACGGCTACCAGAAAATTTGCCTCGCCGGATGAAAAAACGGCCTGGAATGCAAAGCAGGATGCATTACTCTCTGGCTCCACTATCCGCACTGTCTTTGGTCAATCGCTGCTGGGTAGCGGTGATGTTTCACCAACGCCAGCACAAATGGGCGTTGCGGCCGTAGGACATACTCATACTACGGCGGATATCACTGACTACACGCCAAAAACGAAGCAGCTTATTCATTCCTCACTGGAGGCCGGAGTAGGCGTAACGCTGAATTATAACCCGGCGAATGAGAAAACCATCATCAGCGCGGTAGGCGGTTCTGGCGCAGGCGATTCGGGCTATATCGTTGCCGATCGCCAGGGCGCAACGGCAGGGCAAAATCATGTGTTCAGCATTAGCCCACAAAATACATTTAATCTCGCGGCGTATGCGCTGAAAGAAGAAGTCGGTACGGCGAATCAGACTTACGTTGTTGATGATTTTAATACGTCGAGTGAACAAAGTTATAACGCGACGAATGCGGTTATGTTTGGTGATCTACTACATCTTTACACCGGTGTATCGGTACAGCTGGAAAAAGACGGTGAGTTTTATTCATCGCCAGTTCGCGCGGATGGGAGATTTATCTCGATCGAGCTACCTGATGTTAAAAGTAATATTATCCCTACAATGTCTGCAAATGATTACGAAGGGTTTAGTGCTGCATCCAGTAGTCAATTAAATGAAAACTCACCAGCATATAAGGCTATGAATGGCACAACAATAAACAATCTTGATGCGTGGTGGTCATCAAAAAAACCAACATCAGAATTTCCCCAATGGATACAGGTGAAATGCCCGAATCCAACCAAGACTGATGGGTTACGAATAACCAACATGAATACCCCGTATGCCAATGACTTGGCATCACCAAAGTCATTTCTATTACAAGGGAGTAATGATGGGGTAATTTGGGATGAAATATATTCAGTAGTTAATGATAGTCGAAATGGTAATCAACAGCTGCGAGAGTGGTCATTCCCCAAAAGTGAAGCGTATATTTACTTTAGGCTTAATATAACCGATAGCAATGGTAGTGGTAACTTTGTCCAAATTGGAGACCTGAAATTACTTTCAGCTAATGATAGTGTTCTGATAAAAACAGGAACAGGAGAATATTTTACGGCGAGTAACGGTATGTTATTTCCGGCTGAATTAAAACCATTTAATGGATTTTCCGATAGCGGGAAAATCATGGCATCACAGCTGGTTGGAAAATTACCGATATCTATTGTGTCCACATCTCAGCTGAATGTGCCAGTGAAATACGCACCTTACTCACAAATAGCAATTCAAAAATCACTGACGTCCGCAGTATGGTCACAGATTAATTCCGCAACGCTAGCAGCCACACAGACAGGTAATGGTAAAGTGCGTGTCGCCGTGACGCGGGATTTAGTGAATTGGCATGTCTTGCGGAACGGGGCGTGGGTTGATGTTGGTGCGCTGTCAGCCGATACGGCGGGGGCAACGGCGTTGATTGCAGACGGTATGACGCCAACTGAACTCGGTTCCATTACGGCGGCCCAGTGGACGCAGCTGTTTTCATCCAATAACGGCGTGCCGGACTCACTTGCCTTTGCGTTCGCGCTTGATATCACCGATCCAGCGACAGACGCTGCGACGATTGACCGACTGGTGCTGAATGTTAACGACGAGTCCAACTGGAAAGTGCAGTCCCCTGCGGAAGTGGAGATCCGCTGGCGTACCGATAGCGTGACATTCCGCACTGCGACGGCAGGCAATTACAAACTGGCGTATCAGGTTCCGTAATCGCGCACCACATTCAACGTGCTACTGGCCGCGAACTTCGCGGCCTTTTCTTCTCCGACCCATTTATCCCTGCCACTTAGCGCGTCATTCTAACCGCTTAACTCGCTATTCTGCCGCCTACCCAAATACCCGCCCCACGCGCGTACGCGATGACGTAATGTGCCGCCACGATTTTCCTTTATCCAAAATACGCGATGGCCTGCGTTATCGCGCAACGTCTTACCAGGGTTTCTTTTTCCACAGCTAACAAAATCAAACGATTGTAATTTTTAATTGAAGGATGTCTTATGAAGAGCAGTTCCATTCTTAAACACATCCCCTGGATGATTCTTGGAATCATCGGGGCTGCCTGCCTCGGCGTAGTCGCACTACGTCGCGGTGAGCATGTCAGTGCATTATGGATTATTGTTGCTTCTGTCGCCGTTTACCTCGTGGCCTATCGATACTACAGCCTGTATATCGCACAGAAAGTCATGAAGTTGGATCCGACCAGAGCAACTCCTGCCGTTGTTAATAACGACGGTCTTAACTATGTGCCGACGAACCGTAACGTCCTGTTCGGGCACCACTTTGCCGCTATCGCTGGTGCAGGCCCGCTGGTTGGGCCGGTACTGGCCGCGCAGGTCGGTTACTTGCCGGGCACCTTATGGCTGCTGGCAGGGGTAGTGCTGGCAGGTGCAGTACAGGACTTCATGGTTCTGTTTATTTCAACCCGCCGTAATGGCGCGTCGCTAGGCGAAATCGTTAAGAAAGAGCTGGGCCCTGTACCGGGTACGATTGCGCTGTTCGGCTGCTTCCTGATCATGATCATTATTCTTGCCGTACTGGCGCTGATTGTGGTGAAAGCACTGGCAGAAAGTCCATGGGGCGTCTTTACCGTTTGTTCAACGGTGCCGATCGCGCTGTTTATGGGCATTTACATGCGCTTTATCCGTCCGGGTAAAGTCGGTGAAGTCTCAGTGATGGGTATCGTGCTGCTGGTCTTGGCGATCTGGTTCGGCGGCGTGGTTGCACATGACCCGTACTGGGGCCCGGCGCTGACCTTCAAAGATACGACGATTACCTATACGCTGATTGGCTATGCTTTCGTGTCCGCACTGCTGCCAGTATGGTTGATTCTGGCTCCGCGTGACTATCTGGCAACCTTCCTGAAAATTGGTGTCATCGTCGGTCTGGCGATTGGTATCGTGATCCTGAATCCGGATCTGAAAATGCCAGCGGTAACGCAGTTTGTCGATGGCACCGGCCCGGTCTGGAAAGGTACGCTGTTCCCGTTCCTGTTTATTACTATCGCC
Proteins encoded in this region:
- a CDS encoding discoidin domain-containing protein, coding for MKDINIEINVCDSTGKSTYTVHPHTCCHSDHSGGQEPGVSGVTSVFGRTGIVTAQAGDYTADQITETATRKFASPDEKTAWNAKQDALLSGSTIRTVFGQSLLGSGDVSPTPAQMGVAAVGHTHTTADITDYTPKTKQLIHSSLEAGVGVTLNYNPANEKTIISAVGGSGAGDSGYIVADRQGATAGQNHVFSISPQNTFNLAAYALKEEVGTANQTYVVDDFNTSSEQSYNATNAVMFGDLLHLYTGVSVQLEKDGEFYSSPVRADGRFISIELPDVKSNIIPTMSANDYEGFSAASSSQLNENSPAYKAMNGTTINNLDAWWSSKKPTSEFPQWIQVKCPNPTKTDGLRITNMNTPYANDLASPKSFLLQGSNDGVIWDEIYSVVNDSRNGNQQLREWSFPKSEAYIYFRLNITDSNGSGNFVQIGDLKLLSANDSVLIKTGTGEYFTASNGMLFPAELKPFNGFSDSGKIMASQLVGKLPISIVSTSQLNVPVKYAPYSQIAIQKSLTSAVWSQINSATLAATQTGNGKVRVAVTRDLVNWHVLRNGAWVDVGALSADTAGATALIADGMTPTELGSITAAQWTQLFSSNNGVPDSLAFAFALDITDPATDAATIDRLVLNVNDESNWKVQSPAEVEIRWRTDSVTFRTATAGNYKLAYQVP
- a CDS encoding discoidin domain-containing protein — translated: MKDINIEINVCDSTGKSTCTVHPHTCCHSDHGGNQEPGVSGVTSVFGRTGVVTAQPGDYTADQITETATRKFATPDEKAVWNAKQDALLSGTTIRTLFGQSLLGSGDISLTPAQMGVAAADHSHTTAELTDYTQKTKQLIHSSLEAGAGVTLSYNPVDEKTIISAVGGSGTGGSGYIVADRQGATAGQNHAFSISPQSTFNLAAYALKEVAGAVNQTYVVDDFNASSEPNYNATNDVIFDGIASLYTGSNYQLVPDGKFYAAEIKADGKAISILQKTPTVSATVESIIPVMTANNAPAGYEAIASSNSRDPGAGSAIYKAFNRSQVGGTDSWTSDGAPSVSSPQWVGVKLPAPALAKGYSVVTRNQSGYSNSPRTWTFQGSHDGVTWAVLHTITNDTQNTPGQKRTYVINNDISYQYYRIHITLANYGILSSFVGVDELEIYESLDKFVINYGGKNYGVNNGSLKEIDGELTAEKISAQGISSVSNLTSLFTSSVKVISNSEMNIETKYTPHSQILTQSALASLVSYGQINAATLTATQTGNGKVRVAVTRDLVKWHVLRNGVWVDVGALSADTAGATTLIADGMTPAELGAITAAQWTQLFSSNNGVPDSLAFAFALDITDPAADVATIDQLVLNVNDASNWKVQSPAEVEIRWRTDSVTFRTVTAGNYKLAYQVP